The sequence below is a genomic window from Phoenix dactylifera cultivar Barhee BC4 chromosome 8, palm_55x_up_171113_PBpolish2nd_filt_p, whole genome shotgun sequence.
aaccAAAAAAGAACCCAAATTTTAAGGAAGGTTGGAATATTTcttgccaacttcacttaaaattttcaaaataaaaaagaaggccCCGACGGACcctatttcgttcgaaacaagGTCTAAAGGGGCTCTGCCTCTCTGCGGCCCTCCGATGCCCTCTGGCGACCCTCCTTccgctccccctctctctctctctctttttctctctcccattCTTCCTCGCCCTCTTTGCTGTGTCGGTACGGGGACGACATGGAACGGCACATAGGCATACCGAACCGAGCTGCCGATTGACCGATACGGACTTCGGTACTGGCACGGAAGACCTTGCATAAAACCATTACACTCACCAACAATAATTAGCCCTAGTTGATTGACACCTCATCTCCAAGAGCTTGCCCTTCATGAAGTTGAAGGTTCACtccataaaaacaaaaataaattaaacaaaacCATAAATCATCCATTAGTTTCATAAGCTAATATGATAATGGTATGACAATGTCATGATCCAATCAACATTTTGCAAACATTCCTAACCTTAAGTTGGACAGGCCTCCTTGTGCTCTCTTCATATGAATTGACTAAGCCGATACGGTAGTAGTTGACCTAATGCTTGACTGCTCAAAGAATTACTTGTACCCTTGTTCTTGCATGATAAGGATAGTCATGCACATAATCCCATTTACCAGCCCACTACACAAGCAACCGCATATGCAGCACAAAGGAGGCCGCAGGGCCCACAACAAAGGGGCAAAGAGAAAATTAGTTTGAGACAAATTTGGCATAAATATGGATTAAAGTGTTGTGTGGACAACAAAAAAATTACAATCTCTCTCTCCTAATACTTACGACTAAAAGAAAGATAAATAAAGAAAGTATagcttttattaaattttttaaaaatatttaacttGTTATGGTTCGTGTTGCATTCAAAAGATAAATTGTTAAAAGGCCTCTTCACTTGGGCTCTCAGCTTGGAGGCTAAGGCCCACTACTGCAAGGACCCTTGACCCAAATTTTGAGGTGTCAGTAAATATATAGGTTTTGCCAATTCTAGAGTCTTTTTGATATTACACTTTTGTTTTGAGCTTTCAAGAACTTGTGAGAATGAAGACTTTTGTATTTGAGGATCTTCTCCTCTCTATATTTTTCCATCATTAGTAAAGCTTTCTTTGGTCATTCCTACCCATGGACATAAGCCATAGTCCGAACCACATAATTTTCTGTGTTCTTTTCTCTCTATTTGCTTTGCTATGCCTAAATCTAATCTCTTTGCAGAGCATAACTTACCCAAATTTATTTAACAGGATGGTATTGATTCTTGTTGACTGCTTGTAATTGATTCCATATCAAGTTTCCATGATTTCCACCATGATAGTTTCTcaaaacaatatttttttaaaaaatatttaaaataaaaaatcttatTTCTAATTCATTTAACAAGTTGGCTTTCTTGTCATCATGTCaatgaaaattaaatttttctaTGCCTCCCTTCCATctaatttattaagaaattgGCTTTCTTAATATTGTTTCTCTTGTAGTTTTGATCAAAGATTGCCTCTCTTCTCCAAACCTTTGGATGATATTAGACTTCCTACTGTTGTTAAAAAAAAGTAATACTGACAATTTGAGAACATGTTCAAGAGTTATTATTGGTAAGAGATTAGGATTCAAAATTTAATATCAATGGaaatatcattaaaaattagTTAAACTAAGGCTAAAAACCTCTAATACAAAACTGTACAAAAGTTATACAACCTATTTTAGGCTTCTTCCTTTAATTGTCACTAAGAGCTCCATTGATCACCAGCTATTTGCAGAAGAATGACAACTTTGTAGTACAAAGTATAGGAAAAGCTTGTATTGAGAGTTGAACTTCACCGTAAAACTGAAAACTTatgaaggatttatattttttaattccaatactaaataaataaacatattGGTTAATACAAATGAAAATTTTCTATCATGAGACTAGAGATTATGTAAAACTTGTTGATTTAATTgatgaaaataatgaaaaaagacTTTGATGTTCCAAATTAACAAATATTATCTGAGAAGAAGACTAGAGAAGAAATACAAAAAAACTATAATCAAAATATTGGTAATGAAATTCATATTGTCATATTAAACACTCTATAAGCAATTTGTGATCGTGATGGATGCTTTTTGGACCAAGCATTTATtttgggagaaagagagagatccaCTGTTATATAATTGTCCAAATCCAAATACTTAGGGATACACAATGTATGGCTCAAACCTCGAATCTTTGCTTATTAGTTAAAGAGGTTTGATCATTGGCATAAGTCGTGACAGACAAAAAACAAACTAAAATATGAGCAAAACAATAACTTAGATAAGATATATTTTATTAGAGAAGAAAAGGGAGTCTAACAATGTTATTGACTATGGATTTGATGCTATTCATTTGCAAGAAATAATATATTCTGGACATGATCCAATGGAAAGGATTTATCAATTAccattcttctttttcctttctcttactTCTCCTTTTGATCAGATTCTATCAAATACCTGgaccatttttttaaaaataatcatTATTTTACATAAAATATTGAAGATCCTTGAAAAATTCATTTGCGTATTTACctttatgaagcattaaaatCTGACTGCTCTTTATTAGCTAAGTTATGAGATTGATTATAATCAAACATTGATGTGAATTTTATGATAAGTAGGACCTTCATATTAGTTTAGTAGATAGCATCAAATTCATTGTGAATCATTCTATATTAATAAGTTGTTTAACTTACATTTTAGGAAATCTTTTGCCTACTAGTATCATTAATATCATAGTAAATAAAAGCTTGCATTCGAAAAGACATCCATCACTGGTGAtagattatttttgaaatagtcaatattgataattcaaaatataaaaaataatcacTAAACAGGGAATTTGTATAGCCAATTTTTGCATCTCTTTAGTAACTtttcattttaaaataatattattaattcaAACTATAAAAACAATGTTGTTGCTCTTGTTCATCAATTATCATCAACTTTTACACAATCTCCagctttttaaataaaaatatatatattaataaatgtACTAATTTATCTTGGTATtgaaaaaataaacataaagCATTCAAAAATTTTTGGTTACTAATGGTAAAATAATTCTCAATATAATTAAGTTTTCCTTATGCTTTGTATCATAAAGATGCTATTTTTCTACCTCACAGAAGTGATCATTGCGAAATCTCAACGAAAACTAAGACAGAAGGCAGAAAAAAACCTGCAACTTGTGGGCAGCTTTTACCGTTCttcattaatttaaaaaaataatttattttattaatgattTAATTGATATCAAAATGCTGCATCTTAATTTCTTATCAGCAAAACATGtgtgagaatttttttttcaaacatttGATAATCCTATTCTTATCAACGTTAATATTATCGAAAACTTCCAATAAAACGAGAGGTCATATATAATCAAGGGAATATAAACAAGGAAATGACGtgaaagaagaaagacaagagaaACAAATAAACTCGACGTCCAAAAATAATAGTAGTCTTCCTGATGGCGAACGAGAatgacttttttttattaaagatatCAATGAGAATGTCAATAAGTCCTTTTGCTCAATAAAATTGAAATGAAATTATTTGCTTAGATATttcaataaataatatttaCAAAAAGAAAGCGTTGATATCATTTTACTATTATTGTTTATGATAGCCTCCGAATCGGATTATTGTTTAGATATGCTGCACGTGACCCCTCAAAGGCCTAAGAGACAAAGAATCCTATTAACCGCACCCACAATCACCAATAGTTTCAAGCCACGTAGCCCCGATTAGCTGGCCTGATGCCTCCTCGGAAGTCCGACCGGTTCCCGAACCGCCAAAAGCAAACAAATTTAGTGAGCCATTACGCCCGAAGTAAATCTTTGCCTTAACCGAGTCGTTAATGAGACCTCTAGATCTCAGCCTTGAAATCCAAAACCAAGGAAAAATCGAAACCGTCCCCCCACTCCAAAGCTCACGCGTTTCggaaaacaccaaaagaaaaccaTAACGTTCGAGTCTCGCCTCTTGACCGAgggatttttctctttttttatgaaaaaaaaggaacataGAATGAAGAATAAGTACCAACCTCGAAGGAAAGATGCAGCGACCGTGACCTgtaatttgaaaaagaaaaaacaaaaaaaagaaaggaaaagaaaaccatTAGAATCCACCGCTCAGAATGAGAGCGACTAGTGAGATGAGGAGAGAAGTACGGACTGGGGTtgagggaggagagggcggcGGTGCCGGAGAAGTCGCAGGCGGAAGACGAGAAGCCGTTGTGGACGAAGTAGTCGTTGAAGGCGAAGGAGGCGTGGGACTGAATGTCTTGCGGCTCGTAGCACGCCCCGCCCTCCTGGATGGGCCGGCAGTCCGCCCCGCCCTGCCCGCACGCCCAGTCCAGCGCCGCCTGCAGTGCCGCGTCCTCCGCGTTGTTCTTCGCCACGCACCACAGCTCCCCCGTCGTGGCCACCGCCGGCCCCTCTTCGTCCCTCCGCCGCCACCCGACACCTTCTTCCGCACGCCGGCGGCGGCAGAGAGGTCGAGTCACGCCCCCGGCCCAACCGGACGAGAAGAATAGGAGGAGGAATAATAAGAAGAGAACAACTCTCGCCATTCGCCCAATTTCTAGCGAGTGGTTTTTCTTGGACCGAAATTATCAGAAAGGGAAAGGGGGGGAAGATTACGAGAGCTGAGAATATGGGGAAGGGGGTTTCTTTTGGATCCCTGATAAATACAGAGAGCGATTTAATTTCTACTCGGAGACTGGAATAAAAGAAAGGGACAGGCTCATTAAAACGTTTGAAATTGGAGTTACTTGTGAAAAGATTAATAAGTTAAAAAGATCTCGAAGTGAGTGCGGTGTGACCGTTGGAGATCGGGGCTGGCCgtggaggagaggggaggaacAGAATGGAGAAACGAGACAGATTGAGgacagaagaagaggaaagggggaaagagaaaaggagaagatgACGCCAGAATTATTACTGAATCGTGGACGTACTACATGACAGGAGATGGGCGGTGGATTGGATATTTGGATCGACTTGATTCCGTTGGGGAATAGGGGTTGGGTTCTTACTTTAGATTGGATCCGTTCATTCACAATAGTATTTGGACTGGATTGAGGTCTGAATACTCAGCCCAGTTGTTGGCCAATATGTCCAGATTTAGTGTTCGCGTCAAGTCTGAATTCGATTCGGTAGTAATCAATTTGAATTTAGGACTACCATCTTGCCTAGTC
It includes:
- the LOC103703016 gene encoding PLASMODESMATA CALLOSE-BINDING PROTEIN 5 yields the protein MARVVLFLLFLLLFFSSGWAGGVTRPLCRRRRAEEGVGWRRRDEEGPAVATTGELWCVAKNNAEDAALQAALDWACGQGGADCRPIQEGGACYEPQDIQSHASFAFNDYFVHNGFSSSACDFSGTAALSSLNPSHGRCIFPSSSSTRNGNFSGSTTGSIAGLGPAGTDISGGHLLLVKTMQPSSMAIFAILMVAATGTLFR